A stretch of the Actinomycetota bacterium genome encodes the following:
- a CDS encoding glycine betaine/L-proline ABC transporter ATP-binding protein encodes MLSCRDVWKVYGPKAERIIGSPDANLARAELLEKTGCVAAVRDVSFDVGTGEVFVVMGLSGSGKSTLVRCISRLIEPTAGSVAIDGDDILQLSADRLRELRRTRVSMVFQHFGLFPHRRIVDNAAFGLEVQGVDKDARTARANEVLEVVGLGGWGESYPDELSGGMQQRVGLARALATDPEIMLFDEPFSALDPLIRRDMQEEVIRLQRELRKTMVFITHDLMEALKLGDRIAIMKDGGFVQVGTPEEVVSAPADDYVADFVRDVPRAHVLTARSIMVAPPSTDGRRYGPDVAPTTVVQELLPLVVDEDLTLRVVEDERVLGIVDRSRVLGAMVEER; translated from the coding sequence ATGCTGTCGTGTCGTGACGTGTGGAAGGTCTACGGTCCGAAGGCCGAACGGATCATCGGCTCGCCGGACGCGAACCTCGCCCGCGCCGAACTGCTGGAGAAGACCGGCTGTGTCGCCGCCGTCCGGGACGTCTCGTTCGACGTCGGGACCGGCGAGGTCTTCGTCGTGATGGGGCTGTCGGGCTCCGGGAAGTCCACGCTCGTGCGATGCATCTCACGGCTGATCGAGCCGACCGCCGGCAGCGTGGCGATCGACGGCGACGACATCCTGCAGCTGAGCGCAGATCGTCTGCGGGAGCTCCGCCGGACGAGGGTCAGCATGGTGTTCCAGCACTTCGGTCTGTTCCCGCACCGGCGGATCGTCGACAACGCCGCGTTCGGCCTCGAGGTGCAAGGGGTGGACAAAGACGCCCGCACCGCGCGCGCGAACGAGGTTCTCGAGGTGGTCGGACTCGGAGGCTGGGGCGAGTCCTACCCCGACGAGCTCTCCGGTGGGATGCAGCAGCGCGTCGGGCTCGCCCGAGCGCTCGCGACCGATCCGGAGATCATGCTGTTCGACGAGCCGTTCAGTGCCCTGGATCCGCTGATCCGCCGCGACATGCAGGAGGAGGTGATCCGCCTGCAGCGCGAGCTCCGCAAGACGATGGTCTTCATCACCCACGACCTGATGGAGGCGCTGAAGCTCGGCGACCGGATCGCGATCATGAAAGACGGCGGGTTCGTCCAGGTCGGAACCCCCGAGGAGGTCGTGTCCGCTCCCGCCGACGACTACGTTGCCGACTTCGTCCGCGACGTTCCGCGCGCCCACGTGCTCACGGCCCGTTCGATCATGGTGGCGCCGCCGTCAACGGACGGACGCCGCTACGGACCGGATGTCGCACCCACGACCGTCGTGCAGGAGCTGCTGCCGCTCGTCGTCGACGAAGACCTCACGCTGCGCGTGGTCGAGGACGAGCGGGTGCTCGGCATCGTGGATCGGTCGCGGGTGCTCGGCGCGATGGTCGAGGAGCGCTAG
- the betA gene encoding choline dehydrogenase, which yields MTATQYDFVIVGGGSAGSALGNRLSADASNRVLVLEAGRPDYLWDVFIHMPAALTFPIGSRFYDWKYESEPEPRMNGRRIYHARGKVLGGSSSINGMIFQRGNPLDYQRWAADPGMETWDYAHCLPYFKRMESCLAAELEDPFRGHAGPLALERGPATSPLFGAFFEAVQQAGYPLTEDVNGYRQEGFAPFDRNVHHGRRLSAARAYLHPVRHRPNLEVSTRAFVTRILFEGSRAVGVEYVHGLGTSPKRVRAGEVVLCGGAINSPQLLQLSGIGAADELGALGVDMVADLPGVGENLQDHLEVYIQHACTQPVSVAPGLKWRNRPWIGFQWLVFRSGLGATNHFEAGGFVRSNDEVAYPNLMFHFLPVAVRYDGSAPAGDHGYQVHIGPMYSDARGTVKITSRDPWTHPALRFNYLSTDQDRREWVEAIDVARDILGRPAFAPFDGGELSPGPAVETDEQILEWVAREGETALHPSCTAKMGTDELAVVDPLTMRVRGTEGLSVVDASVMPYVTNGNIYAPVMMVAEKAADLLLGNTPLPPEEVGFYRHQQAS from the coding sequence GTGACTGCGACGCAGTACGACTTCGTGATCGTGGGCGGCGGCTCGGCGGGGAGCGCGCTCGGGAACCGACTGAGCGCCGACGCCTCGAACCGGGTGTTGGTGCTCGAAGCGGGCCGGCCCGACTATCTCTGGGACGTCTTCATCCATATGCCCGCGGCGCTCACGTTCCCGATCGGGAGCCGGTTCTACGACTGGAAGTACGAGTCCGAGCCCGAGCCACGCATGAACGGGCGCCGGATCTACCACGCGCGGGGGAAGGTTCTCGGCGGCTCGAGCAGCATCAACGGCATGATCTTCCAGCGCGGGAACCCGTTGGACTATCAGCGGTGGGCCGCGGATCCGGGGATGGAGACATGGGACTACGCGCACTGCCTGCCGTACTTCAAGCGGATGGAGTCCTGCCTCGCGGCCGAGCTCGAGGATCCGTTCCGCGGCCACGCGGGCCCGCTCGCGCTCGAGCGCGGTCCGGCGACGAGCCCCCTGTTCGGGGCGTTCTTCGAGGCCGTGCAGCAGGCGGGGTATCCCCTGACCGAGGACGTCAACGGCTACCGCCAGGAGGGGTTCGCGCCCTTCGACCGGAACGTGCACCATGGCCGTCGTCTCTCGGCCGCACGCGCCTACCTCCACCCGGTCCGGCATCGTCCCAACCTCGAGGTCAGCACCCGTGCGTTCGTCACACGGATCCTGTTCGAGGGGTCGCGTGCCGTCGGCGTCGAATACGTCCACGGGTTGGGGACCTCGCCGAAGCGGGTTCGCGCCGGGGAGGTCGTGCTGTGCGGAGGGGCGATCAACTCGCCACAGCTGCTGCAGTTGTCGGGGATCGGCGCAGCGGACGAGCTCGGCGCGCTCGGGGTCGACATGGTCGCGGACCTGCCGGGCGTCGGGGAGAACCTTCAGGACCACCTCGAGGTCTACATCCAGCACGCCTGTACCCAGCCGGTGTCGGTCGCACCGGGTCTGAAGTGGCGCAACCGCCCGTGGATCGGGTTCCAGTGGCTCGTGTTCCGCTCGGGTCTCGGCGCGACGAACCACTTCGAGGCCGGAGGGTTCGTACGGAGCAACGACGAGGTGGCCTACCCAAACCTGATGTTCCACTTCCTCCCGGTCGCGGTTCGCTACGACGGGTCGGCTCCCGCCGGGGACCACGGCTACCAGGTGCACATCGGCCCGATGTACTCCGATGCGCGGGGGACGGTGAAGATCACCAGCCGTGATCCGTGGACGCATCCGGCGCTCCGGTTCAACTACCTGTCGACCGACCAGGATCGCCGCGAGTGGGTCGAGGCGATCGACGTCGCGCGCGACATCCTGGGCCGCCCGGCGTTCGCTCCGTTCGACGGCGGCGAGCTGTCGCCGGGGCCGGCGGTCGAGACCGACGAGCAGATCCTCGAGTGGGTGGCGCGGGAGGGCGAGACGGCGTTGCACCCTTCGTGCACGGCGAAGATGGGAACCGACGAGCTCGCCGTCGTCGATCCGCTGACGATGCGGGTTCGGGGCACCGAGGGTCTGTCGGTGGTCGACGCCTCGGTGATGCCCTACGTCACGAACGGCAACATCTACGCCCCCGTGATGATGGTCGCGGAGAAGGCCGCCGACCTGCTGCTCGGCAACACACCCCTTCCCCCGGAGGAGGTCGGGTTCTACCGGCATCAGCAGGCCTCGTGA
- a CDS encoding EamA family transporter → MFFGLLAALGWGVSDLSAAIASRRMGSRPVTVIAQLTGVAGFLLLFAVLSPPWDLPAGGTLVLFGTGLCAGVAYFGLYRGLELGPIALVSPIASAFGVVTVLLAVTVLGESLGGLEIAGIVATLVGVVLTSTDIRRLGVAEAGSRRGIPYAVAAMIGFGVGAFATGGYAQDYGVFPPTIVSRIGSLVLIAVVLTVRRRATPVVEHGVVDEMLASEAPGRDRSRAERILAPSGTTRRNVVLAIAVGIADVFGIWAYARGSELGLVSITAAVSATFTLIPVLGGVTLFRERPAPNQYAGIGLVVVGLILLGIGGA, encoded by the coding sequence ATGTTCTTCGGGCTGCTCGCCGCACTCGGATGGGGCGTCTCCGACCTCTCTGCCGCGATCGCCTCGCGCCGGATGGGCAGCCGTCCGGTCACCGTCATCGCCCAGCTGACCGGCGTCGCCGGGTTCCTCCTGCTCTTCGCGGTGCTCTCCCCGCCGTGGGACCTCCCCGCAGGCGGCACGCTCGTGTTGTTCGGGACGGGGTTGTGCGCGGGGGTCGCCTATTTCGGCCTCTACCGCGGGCTGGAGCTGGGGCCGATCGCCCTCGTCTCGCCGATCGCCTCGGCTTTCGGCGTCGTCACGGTGCTCCTCGCGGTGACCGTCCTCGGAGAGTCGCTGGGCGGGCTCGAGATCGCCGGGATCGTGGCCACGTTGGTCGGGGTCGTGCTGACCTCGACCGACATCCGGCGTCTCGGCGTCGCGGAAGCCGGGAGCCGCCGAGGGATCCCGTACGCCGTGGCGGCGATGATCGGGTTCGGGGTCGGCGCCTTCGCGACGGGCGGCTACGCGCAGGACTACGGCGTGTTCCCGCCGACGATCGTGTCGCGGATCGGCTCGCTCGTGCTGATCGCGGTCGTCCTGACGGTGCGGCGCCGGGCGACCCCCGTCGTCGAGCACGGCGTGGTCGACGAGATGCTGGCCTCCGAGGCTCCCGGGCGGGATCGATCGCGCGCGGAGCGGATCCTCGCGCCATCGGGGACGACGCGCCGCAACGTGGTGCTCGCGATCGCCGTCGGGATCGCCGACGTGTTCGGCATCTGGGCGTACGCCCGCGGCAGCGAGCTGGGGCTCGTATCGATCACGGCGGCCGTGTCGGCAACCTTCACATTGATCCCGGTCCTCGGCGGCGTGACCCTGTTCCGGGAGCGCCCCGCGCCGAACCAGTACGCGGGCATCGGGCTCGTGGTCGTCGGGCTCATCCTGCTCGGTATCGGTGGCGCGTGA
- a CDS encoding acetate--CoA ligase family protein → MKPSKLEPLLAPRSIAIVGASESPDSWAPEIFRSLQHVGFSGEILPVNPKYEQVWGRRCYASAGDLPKGVDLLVCVVPAKVAVRAVDEAGAAGVRSAMVVSSGFAEAGDEGRELQRQLQEVAANHKMPVLGPNVEGFINYVDRVAAYGTTPPPDPIPGSISVLSQSGTVAWTMNQIASDRGVGLRIILGVGNEAVLGLGDMFEWAADDPHTSVVTTYIETMRDVEGIERGLRALADARKPILVCAPGGKSEAARRSIVAHTGALAGDTDLRDAWLRGLGATLVADPVEMFEAALLLSYHRKLTTTGVSAALQSGGACTLYAEAAGAAGLDLPEFEKATAKKLRATLPSFANLNNPLDVTGQAAVETHMFVGALEALANDPNVGFVAFDAFPPRLEGEDSWAEPVLQRVRELQKETKTVFASVAMSPLSYPKAAKIFVDDAQIPFLQGHRAAAGAIKALVDLQSAKERRVPDLEAHPARTKAMRLLRGLEGALDEEQGAALLELYGVKRPKEHVVTTPEQAAKAARAIGGQVAVKALAPEIPHKAKLGGVRLGLKDPTEVAEAAGEVLTAAERAGAKAPKVIVQQMVRGHEVLVGAVIDERFGACITMRPGGGRAEMGEAVFVPAPLSPKQAQRYVDEQASRCGLDAEEHDLKAVAKAVEAIARAAHDLRGRLTSLEANPLLVGARGAVAVDALAEARAPE, encoded by the coding sequence GTGAAGCCGTCGAAGCTCGAGCCGCTGCTCGCACCGAGATCGATCGCGATCGTCGGTGCCTCGGAGTCGCCGGACTCGTGGGCGCCGGAGATCTTCCGGAGCCTGCAGCACGTCGGGTTCTCCGGGGAGATCCTCCCGGTGAACCCTAAATACGAACAGGTGTGGGGACGGCGCTGCTACGCCTCGGCCGGAGACCTGCCGAAGGGCGTGGATCTGCTCGTGTGCGTCGTTCCCGCGAAGGTCGCGGTGCGCGCGGTCGACGAGGCGGGTGCAGCAGGCGTGCGCTCGGCGATGGTGGTGTCGTCTGGATTCGCCGAGGCGGGGGACGAAGGTCGCGAGCTCCAGCGCCAGCTCCAGGAGGTGGCCGCGAACCACAAGATGCCGGTCCTCGGGCCGAACGTCGAAGGGTTCATCAACTACGTCGATCGCGTTGCCGCGTACGGCACGACGCCGCCACCCGATCCGATCCCGGGCTCGATCAGTGTGCTCTCCCAGTCGGGAACGGTCGCGTGGACGATGAACCAGATCGCCTCGGACCGCGGGGTCGGCCTACGGATCATCCTCGGCGTCGGGAACGAGGCGGTGCTCGGGCTCGGCGACATGTTCGAGTGGGCCGCCGACGATCCGCACACGAGCGTTGTCACGACCTACATCGAGACGATGCGCGACGTCGAGGGGATCGAGCGCGGCCTGCGCGCCCTCGCCGACGCGAGGAAGCCGATCCTCGTGTGCGCTCCGGGTGGCAAGAGCGAGGCCGCCCGGCGGTCGATCGTCGCACACACGGGCGCCCTCGCCGGCGATACGGACCTGCGCGACGCGTGGCTCCGCGGGCTTGGTGCGACGCTGGTCGCCGACCCGGTCGAGATGTTCGAGGCCGCCCTGTTGCTCAGCTACCACCGCAAGCTCACGACGACCGGCGTCTCGGCTGCGCTGCAGTCCGGCGGGGCCTGCACACTCTACGCGGAGGCGGCCGGTGCGGCCGGGCTCGACCTTCCGGAGTTCGAGAAGGCGACGGCGAAGAAGCTACGCGCGACCCTTCCGTCGTTCGCGAACCTCAACAACCCGCTCGACGTGACCGGACAGGCCGCGGTCGAGACCCACATGTTCGTCGGCGCCCTCGAGGCGCTCGCCAACGATCCGAACGTCGGCTTCGTCGCGTTCGACGCGTTCCCTCCCCGGCTCGAGGGTGAGGACAGCTGGGCCGAACCGGTGCTCCAACGGGTGCGCGAGCTGCAGAAGGAGACGAAGACCGTGTTCGCATCGGTGGCGATGAGCCCGCTGTCGTACCCGAAGGCCGCGAAGATCTTCGTGGACGACGCGCAGATCCCGTTCCTGCAGGGACATCGTGCCGCCGCCGGTGCGATCAAGGCACTCGTCGACCTGCAGTCGGCGAAGGAGCGTCGTGTGCCCGATCTCGAGGCGCACCCGGCGCGGACGAAGGCGATGCGGCTGCTGCGTGGACTCGAGGGCGCGCTCGACGAGGAACAGGGGGCGGCGTTGCTCGAGCTCTACGGGGTGAAGCGGCCGAAGGAGCACGTCGTCACGACCCCGGAGCAGGCAGCCAAGGCGGCGCGGGCGATCGGGGGCCAGGTCGCCGTGAAGGCGCTCGCGCCGGAGATCCCGCACAAGGCGAAGCTCGGTGGCGTCCGGCTCGGGCTGAAGGATCCGACCGAGGTGGCGGAGGCGGCCGGGGAGGTCCTCACGGCGGCGGAACGCGCGGGCGCCAAGGCTCCGAAGGTGATCGTGCAGCAGATGGTGCGTGGCCACGAGGTGCTGGTCGGCGCGGTGATCGACGAGCGTTTCGGTGCGTGCATCACGATGCGTCCCGGCGGGGGGCGGGCCGAGATGGGCGAGGCCGTGTTCGTCCCGGCGCCGCTCTCGCCCAAGCAAGCGCAACGCTACGTGGACGAACAAGCATCCCGGTGTGGGCTCGACGCCGAGGAGCACGATCTGAAGGCCGTCGCGAAGGCCGTAGAAGCGATCGCGCGTGCCGCCCACGATCTGCGCGGCCGGCTGACCTCCCTCGAGGCGAACCCGCTCCTGGTGGGGGCGCGTGGGGCCGTGGCGGTGGACGCGCTCGCGGAGGCGCGCGCCCCCGAGTGA
- a CDS encoding enoyl-CoA hydratase-related protein, which yields MRSESISTPENTGPVLLVENIGPVRRLTMNRPKALNALNGTLLGAMQQALASAADDDTVRVLVLRGEGRAFCSGYDLNEDANAGTKDSAGWYEELKHSADDMLAFFDHPKPVIAQVHSYCLAGGCDLMMVCDLCVASDDARFGEPEIRFGSGVVTMVMPWVIGSRKSKELLFTGEDRISAEEAKAIGLVNRVVPRENLDDATLELANEIAKNDPFAISLQKKAINKMWEVQGFREAIDANVALDTLIETADLPEREEFRSITLEKGLKEAIAWRDARFREQHGGGDA from the coding sequence GTGAGGAGTGAGAGCATCAGCACCCCCGAGAACACCGGCCCCGTCCTGCTCGTCGAGAACATCGGTCCCGTTCGCCGGCTGACGATGAACCGACCGAAAGCGTTGAATGCGCTCAATGGCACCTTGCTCGGCGCGATGCAGCAGGCGCTCGCGTCGGCGGCGGACGACGACACGGTTCGCGTCTTGGTCCTTCGCGGGGAGGGCCGAGCGTTCTGCTCCGGCTACGACCTCAACGAGGACGCGAACGCCGGCACGAAGGACTCCGCCGGCTGGTACGAGGAGTTGAAGCATTCGGCCGACGACATGCTCGCGTTCTTCGACCATCCCAAGCCGGTGATCGCCCAGGTGCACTCCTACTGCCTCGCAGGCGGTTGCGACCTGATGATGGTGTGCGACCTGTGTGTGGCGTCGGATGACGCGCGGTTCGGCGAGCCGGAGATCCGGTTCGGGTCCGGCGTCGTCACGATGGTGATGCCGTGGGTGATCGGTTCCCGCAAGTCGAAGGAGCTGCTGTTCACCGGCGAGGACCGCATCTCGGCGGAGGAGGCGAAGGCGATCGGGCTCGTGAACCGCGTGGTGCCGCGCGAGAACCTCGACGACGCGACACTCGAACTCGCGAACGAGATCGCGAAGAACGATCCGTTCGCGATCTCACTCCAGAAGAAGGCGATCAACAAGATGTGGGAGGTGCAGGGGTTCCGCGAGGCGATCGATGCGAACGTCGCGCTCGACACCCTGATCGAGACGGCGGACCTCCCCGAGCGCGAGGAGTTCCGCTCGATCACGCTCGAGAAGGGACTGAAGGAAGCGATCGCCTGGCGCGACGCGCGCTTCCGCGAGCAGCACGGCGGCGGTGACGCGTGA
- a CDS encoding spermidine/putrescine ABC transporter substrate-binding protein: MPPRHDRARTRIDRRTFLHASLAATAGIATAGLVAGCRKTAASGPAGPTTGVLLDPGRPSVWPIDERAAPIPGGLTPERGATLRVYQWRDYLYDDVLESFARRHARYGVDVHVESFTTMEEAIARLRRPGASFDVFFPTIDALPDLVLSGMLRPLNHAYLPNVANLWPWFRGSSRPFYDAGQRFTVPYTVYSSGIAYNRDLVRDVDAPPTAGFDLLWNERYAGATAFYDQYREAIALSLLRDGLDDPMRASDVEIERAASSLVDAVGGLDARLATDAAYRDVPAGRLAAAQAWSGDVVSAVRHGRGGPRAADRLGYWWPMTGGVVGIDLTAVLIQGRNPVLAHAFLDHLLDERVAIENYSWNGYQPPVAALDRASLSSPGSPWTGMLPDHLLHCGVLTQRELEQGRFLVRPAPSADGTWLRAWQRVVAAT, translated from the coding sequence ATGCCGCCCCGACACGACCGCGCGCGCACCCGCATCGACCGCCGGACGTTCCTGCACGCTTCGCTGGCGGCGACCGCCGGGATCGCGACAGCCGGTCTGGTCGCCGGCTGCCGCAAGACTGCCGCCTCCGGGCCCGCGGGTCCGACGACCGGCGTGCTGCTCGATCCCGGAAGGCCGAGCGTGTGGCCGATCGACGAACGCGCGGCGCCGATCCCCGGCGGGCTCACCCCCGAGCGCGGCGCCACTCTGCGCGTGTACCAGTGGCGCGACTACCTCTACGACGATGTGCTCGAGTCGTTCGCCCGCCGCCACGCGCGCTACGGCGTCGACGTCCACGTGGAGAGCTTCACCACGATGGAGGAGGCGATCGCCCGGCTCCGCCGCCCGGGGGCGTCCTTCGACGTATTCTTCCCCACGATCGACGCGCTGCCCGACCTGGTCCTATCGGGGATGCTCCGGCCCCTCAACCACGCCTACCTGCCGAACGTGGCGAACCTGTGGCCCTGGTTCCGCGGGTCCTCGCGTCCCTTCTACGACGCCGGGCAGCGCTTCACCGTGCCATACACGGTGTATTCGAGCGGGATCGCCTACAACCGCGACCTCGTCCGCGACGTCGACGCTCCTCCGACGGCCGGGTTCGACCTGTTGTGGAACGAGCGGTACGCCGGGGCGACGGCCTTCTACGACCAGTACCGCGAGGCGATCGCCCTGTCGCTGCTGCGCGACGGCCTCGACGATCCGATGCGCGCGAGCGACGTCGAGATCGAACGGGCAGCGTCCTCGCTCGTCGATGCGGTCGGAGGTCTGGACGCGCGTCTGGCAACCGACGCGGCCTACAGGGACGTTCCGGCGGGGCGCCTCGCCGCGGCGCAGGCGTGGTCGGGCGACGTGGTCTCGGCCGTTCGCCACGGCCGCGGCGGGCCGCGGGCCGCGGACCGTTTGGGCTACTGGTGGCCGATGACCGGAGGCGTCGTCGGCATCGATCTCACGGCCGTGCTCATCCAAGGCCGCAACCCCGTCCTCGCGCACGCGTTCCTCGATCACCTGCTCGACGAGCGCGTCGCGATCGAGAATTACTCCTGGAACGGATACCAACCGCCCGTCGCCGCGCTCGACCGAGCATCGCTCTCGTCGCCCGGTTCGCCGTGGACCGGGATGCTGCCCGATCACCTGCTGCATTGCGGCGTGCTGACCCAGCGCGAGTTGGAGCAGGGACGGTTCCTCGTGCGGCCGGCGCCCTCGGCCGACGGGACGTGGTTGCGAGCGTGGCAGCGCGTGGTCGCAGCGACCTGA
- a CDS encoding NAD(P)/FAD-dependent oxidoreductase encodes MVGAGFAGLSAARALQDRGVATTVLDARFEPGGRVRSSRLPNGSVIELGGEWIMPGDAEIRTLCDRFGLALAPTRTDYRRRTPAGPGAPSLAAFESAVASAATRLATLDVGTVDAASIADFLDGIDTDPGAVATLRMRLQGTCAVDLARVPLASLEPGDLSLDRAEYLRCEEGNQSVAVAIADSLADVRLRHRVTRVRQEEGSVRVFAERADGREVTVSGTAAVIAVPVTIVPEIAFEPPLPVGVSAALRERPMGVAAKLAVAIEPGARPRSVQSARIPMWCWIAAGADGRTRPTLTSFCGSPAAVRALKVAGGDPTVWLERLRELVPDVALEGRARLQVWADEPFARGAYSALDAPGRDRLPLLQERWGSVAFAGEHVADPDHVGTMEGALRSGRHAAQLLIELLV; translated from the coding sequence GTGGTTGGGGCCGGTTTCGCCGGGCTCTCGGCCGCGCGTGCTCTGCAGGACCGGGGAGTCGCGACGACCGTGCTGGACGCGCGATTCGAGCCGGGGGGCAGGGTTCGATCGTCCCGCCTGCCGAACGGGTCGGTGATCGAGCTCGGGGGCGAGTGGATCATGCCCGGCGACGCCGAGATCCGGACCCTGTGCGATCGGTTCGGTCTCGCCTTGGCGCCCACCCGAACGGACTACCGGCGACGGACGCCCGCCGGGCCTGGGGCGCCGTCCCTCGCGGCGTTCGAGTCCGCCGTCGCCTCCGCCGCGACCCGTCTCGCGACGCTGGATGTGGGCACGGTGGACGCGGCTTCGATCGCCGACTTCCTCGACGGGATCGATACGGATCCCGGCGCGGTCGCGACGCTGCGCATGCGGCTGCAGGGAACCTGCGCGGTGGACCTGGCGCGGGTCCCGCTCGCGAGCCTCGAACCGGGCGACCTCTCGCTCGATCGTGCCGAGTACCTCCGCTGCGAGGAGGGCAACCAGTCCGTCGCCGTCGCGATCGCCGATTCCTTGGCCGATGTGCGCCTGCGCCACCGCGTCACGCGGGTCCGGCAGGAGGAGGGCTCGGTGCGGGTGTTCGCCGAGCGGGCCGACGGCCGGGAGGTGACGGTGTCCGGGACGGCGGCCGTGATCGCGGTGCCGGTCACGATCGTCCCGGAGATCGCGTTCGAACCACCCCTGCCCGTCGGAGTCTCGGCGGCGCTGCGCGAGCGTCCGATGGGGGTCGCCGCCAAGCTCGCGGTGGCGATCGAACCGGGAGCGCGTCCCCGGTCCGTCCAGAGCGCGCGGATCCCGATGTGGTGCTGGATCGCCGCGGGTGCCGACGGCCGAACCCGGCCGACGCTGACCTCGTTCTGCGGCTCCCCCGCGGCGGTGCGGGCCCTGAAGGTCGCGGGGGGTGATCCGACCGTGTGGCTCGAGCGCCTGCGCGAACTGGTTCCCGACGTTGCGCTCGAGGGCCGCGCGCGGCTGCAGGTGTGGGCCGACGAGCCCTTCGCTCGCGGCGCGTACTCGGCCCTCGACGCTCCGGGACGGGATCGGTTGCCCCTGCTGCAGGAGCGATGGGGATCGGTCGCGTTCGCCGGGGAGCATGTCGCCGACCCAGATCATGTGGGAACGATGGAGGGGGCGCTGCGCTCCGGTCGTCACGCCGCGCAGCTGCTCATCGAGCTGCTGGTCTGA
- a CDS encoding spermidine/putrescine ABC transporter substrate-binding protein, with product MLRHPRDRSSSISRREFLRRAAAAGIALPSAAAILAACQGGDDTTTTSDTGVGFNLTPSPDDPVTMPIYDDNPAIASNLEPETDTVFKVFNWTDYYWKKKLEEFGAMYDVEVEYTNFYNMEQAVERLRTGDLDADVFFPTIDQLGRLVAGKLLQPINHDYVGTFDNVWAELQSPFYDQESRYSVPYVIYTTGVGFLRTAIDPDEVFAMENPYEILWDERFAGKVGVYDDFREAIAMSLLKNGIADVNTEDPADIDVAKNDLIEMVNTVDARFSINGAYAKLPQGVFDVHQAWSGDMIGAQYYTGNDVTAEDLAFWFPEEGGGVIGNDLMAIPATANNPVLAHLFLDFSLDAKHGLENFSWVGYQPPLKSMEADTLVADGYVHESVANAVVGQGQFKDNVRYLALSAEGEQLWLEAWEEISSGASQGDS from the coding sequence ATGCTGCGTCACCCACGAGACCGATCGAGCTCCATCAGCCGTCGCGAGTTCCTTCGGCGCGCCGCGGCTGCCGGCATCGCGCTCCCCAGTGCCGCGGCGATCCTCGCCGCCTGCCAGGGCGGCGACGACACCACGACCACCTCGGACACCGGCGTCGGCTTCAACCTCACGCCGTCACCGGACGACCCCGTCACGATGCCGATCTACGACGACAACCCGGCGATCGCCTCGAACCTGGAGCCGGAGACCGACACGGTCTTCAAGGTCTTCAACTGGACCGACTACTACTGGAAGAAGAAGCTCGAGGAGTTCGGTGCGATGTACGACGTCGAGGTCGAGTACACGAACTTCTACAACATGGAGCAGGCCGTCGAGCGGCTGCGCACCGGTGACCTGGACGCCGATGTGTTCTTCCCGACGATCGATCAGCTCGGGCGTCTCGTGGCCGGCAAGCTGCTGCAGCCCATCAATCATGACTACGTCGGCACCTTCGACAACGTCTGGGCCGAACTCCAGAGCCCCTTCTACGACCAGGAATCGCGCTACTCGGTCCCGTACGTGATCTATACGACGGGGGTCGGGTTCCTGCGTACCGCGATCGACCCGGACGAGGTCTTCGCGATGGAGAACCCGTACGAGATCCTCTGGGACGAGAGGTTCGCCGGGAAGGTCGGTGTCTACGACGACTTCCGCGAGGCGATCGCGATGTCGCTGCTGAAGAACGGCATCGCCGATGTCAACACGGAGGATCCCGCCGACATCGACGTGGCGAAGAATGATCTGATCGAGATGGTGAACACCGTCGACGCGCGGTTCTCGATCAACGGCGCCTACGCGAAGCTGCCGCAGGGTGTGTTCGACGTCCACCAGGCGTGGTCGGGAGATATGATCGGTGCCCAGTACTACACGGGCAACGACGTCACCGCGGAAGACCTCGCCTTCTGGTTCCCGGAGGAAGGTGGCGGGGTGATCGGCAACGACCTCATGGCGATCCCCGCCACGGCGAACAACCCGGTCCTCGCCCACCTGTTCCTCGATTTCAGCCTCGATGCGAAGCACGGGCTCGAGAACTTCAGCTGGGTCGGCTACCAGCCGCCGCTGAAGTCGATGGAGGCCGACACGCTGGTCGCCGATGGGTACGTGCACGAGAGCGTGGCCAATGCCGTGGTCGGGCAGGGACAGTTCAAGGACAACGTCCGATACCTGGCCCTCTCGGCCGAGGGCGAACAGCTCTGGCTCGAGGCATGGGAGGAGATCAGCTCGGGCGCCTCGCAGGGCGACAGTTGA